The proteins below are encoded in one region of Carcharodon carcharias isolate sCarCar2 chromosome 2, sCarCar2.pri, whole genome shotgun sequence:
- the LOC121269387 gene encoding claudin-18-like, with protein MATTMFQCLGFGISTLGFAGTIVATALNQWSTQDLAQDLVTSVYKYMGLWKMCLQQTSGFTECRPFYTVLGLPAMLQAVRALMIVAIVLGLIGSGVSILALKCIRLGTMDDASKANLTLTSGILFIVAGVCCIAGVSVYGNMLVTDFWQANISIIGGQGSVQQRFSLGAALFVGWVSGGLLVIGGIVMCIACTGLVPGEARYNSTIYKVPSRGVPYKTGYKASTHYDTEMTHVKKNYPDDIESKKSMYNRSANEDFKQGTSTKYDYV; from the exons ATGGCTACCACAATGTTCCAGTGCCTGGGCTTCGGCATCTCTACTCTAGGCTTTGCTGGGACCATCGTTGCCACTGCTTTGAACCAATGGAGCACGCAGGACTTGGCCCAGGACCTGGTGACTTCAGTATACAAATACATGGGTCTTTGGAAAATGTGCCTGCAGCAGACATCGGGCTTCACAGAATGTCGCCCCTTTTATACAGTCCTGGGGCTCCCAG CCATGCTCCAGGCAGTTCGCGCACTGATGATTGTCGCCATCGTGCTCGGGTTGATTGGCTCGGGAGTCTCCATCCTGGCCCTCAAGTGCATTCGACTGGGAACAATGGATGACGCTTCAAAGGCCAACTTAACGCTCACATCTGGGATCCTGTTCATCGTCGCAG GGGTCTGCTGCATAGCTGGAGTATCAGTCTACGGAAACATGTTGGTGACAGACTTCTGGCAGGCGAACATTTCGATTATTGGGGGTCAAGGGTCAGTTCAGCAGAG GTTCTCGCTTGGTGCTGCCTTGTTTGTGGGCTGGGTGTCTGGAGGCCTACTAGTTATCGGCGGGATAGTGATGTGCATCGCGTGTACAGGTTTGGTACCTGGGGAGGctcg GTacaattccaccatctacaaagtccCAAGCCGCGGGGTTCCCTACAAGACAGGCTACAAAGCCAGCACACACTATGACACAGAAATGACCCACGTTAAGAAGAACTATCCTGATGACATTGAGTCGAAGAAGTCCATGTACAATCGAAGCGCGAATGAGGACTTCAAACAAGGCACATCCACGAAATACGATTACGTGTAA